The Niabella beijingensis genomic interval GCACCTTGATATCGGCCTCGGAAGTATGAACAACAAACGGCACATTCCGGTTATGCGCCACTTCAAAAAAAGCTTCACCGGTCAGATATACCTCCCGGGTCTGCCGACCGAAACCCGCACCATAGCTCAGGTTGCTGTTGGTATTAAGATGTACGACGGTCCCGTCCGGTAACACAAGCCGGGATTTTGACCCGTGCTCCGTTGCGGCGATTGTTTTTACCGGCGTAAGGCCTTCCTTCCTGCCTGCCAGCATCCACAACGCTACGCCTGCAACCAGTACCAGCAAAGCCGCAACTGCCAGGCGAAGCATTTTTCTTATTCCGTACCGCTTCACCGGTGCAGGAACAGCACCCGTTTCCGGCACTGAAGGTTTTGCCTGCATCATCTTCACGTAATGTGCCATGTATGCCGCTTCCGTTTCAGCAACCGGCAATGCCGGTTCCGGCTTCAGTAACTGATCGTACAGAAGTCCGTATCCCGGATCGGTCTGAAGCAACAGCTCCAGTTCCTTTAATTCTGACACGCCGGCTTCGCCGGTCAGTTTCAGATACAGCAATTCATAAAATCGGTTCTCGTTGGGAGATTGCATAATAACTCTTATACAAAGAGACGTTGAAAAGGAAGGCTGCCGTGAAAGGAAGAAGAAAATTATTTTTGCTGCGCCAGATAAGCGTCCAGCGCCATACGTATTTTTCTGAGCGCCAACCGCATATGGGTTTCCGCTGTATTCTGCGAAATTTCCAGTATTTCTGTAACCTGCTTATAGCTAAACCCCTGCTCCTTTACCAGGCGGAAAACCAGCTGGCTTTGTTTGGGCAGCTTACGGACCGCCTGCTGAAAATGCTGATCCAGTTCATTGGTCATCAGCTGCTGTTCGGGGTGTGAGGGATCAGCCAGCTGTTCTTCATCTCCCGAAAGCGCCACAACCGGTAAACTGCTGTTCCGTTTCCGCAGGTAATCGTATGCCCTATTACGGGCAGCCTTATACAGGTACAGGGTAAGGTTCTCAACATAGTTCAGCTCCCGTCCCATCGTCCATACTTTCAGCATTACTTCCGACACCACCTCCTCCGCATCATCCCTGTTGTTAAGGATCGCATCGGCAAATTTTAATAAAAGAGGATGAAAATGGAAAAACAGTTTTTTATAGGCGGCTTCATCCTGCAAATAGGCCACCCTGTTTTGCAAAAACAATATGTCATGACTGGTTCTCAATGTATAATTATAGCGCCTTGCAACAATATGATATGGGACAGGCATCAGAAAAATTGTTCAAAAGCAAAGCAGATCGCCTGAACAAAAGCATTCACTTCATATTACTTCAGCAATAAAAGAAAGCATATTTTACCGACCGTCATCAAAACGCCTGCTAAAGTAATTAAAATATGATTAACACGCTGAACCTGATGCGATCCCTGCCCTCCGTCCTGTGCTGCTCCCGGGAAAAGCAGATCATAACTATCTGATAGTTACGGCAACTATTCTTTATTGTCCCGCTGTTCGGAAAACATTTTACCTAAGATCGGGACTACCTGGGAATTGCTGACAAAACAATGAGAATACCGGCAAATAAGTATACATTCATTCTGAAAAATAAGCTTATGAGGCCCTTCCTTCTTTTGCTGCTGTTGTTTGCTGCATGCCCGGCCTGTCCCCGAATCAATCCATTCTTTCAGGCAGGTTCTGTGATCACCGCAACGGATATCTGCACGCTGATGCTTTATCAAAAACTTACCAACTGGAATACTTATTATATTGCAGGCCCCAATTATGTTTGTACCTGGTATTGCAGGAACAACCAGCTGACCATCCTCACAAGAAAAGCATTTAATAAGATCTCTAAAGGAAAAAAAGAGCGGTAAAAGATACGGGCCGGTATCTGTCATTGTCCGGACCAGCGCGTAAATCATTCTGTGGCAGCCGGTACGGTCTTCTCTTTAGCCGTGATTCCTTATTTTTGACGGATGAGGAAGATTGTAGCCCTGTGGCTTTTTGTTTTTTTTTGTTCTGACCTTTGCGCCCAGTTATCTGTTAAAGGAACAGTAAGCGGAGACACCAACACACCCGTTGCCGCCGCCACCATCGAATTTTACAGCAGTGGCCGGCCTGTCCGGAACATTATTGCCGACGGATCAGGCGCATTCAATATTGATCAGTTAAAACCGGGAGAAAAATACCTGCTGCAGGTATCTGCGGTTGGTTACCGGGACCAGGCCCTGGCGCTGCAGTTGCTAAATGACACAGTACTTCATATCCGCCTGACGCCCAACAGCACGCTTTTAAAAGATGTGGTGATTACCGGAAAAGCCCGGCTGATCGAGGTAAAGCCCGACAAAACGGTTGTTAATCTTGCAGAGAACCCGGCGGTTGTCAGCAACAGTATTGCAGAGACCCTGGGTAAGATCCCCGGGCTGCAGATGAACGGCGACCGCGTATCGATACCCGGGAAAGGTGAAGTGCAGCTGATGCAGGACGGGCGCCTGTTACAGCTGTCTCAAAAAGACCTGCTCAATTATCTGAAATCCATCCCCGCCGGCAATGTATCAAAAGTCGAGATCATCACCAGCCCCTCCGCTGCATATGATGCATCCGGAAATGCGGGGTTGATCAATATCATTACCAAACGCAATAAACAACAGGGTTATAACGGCAGCATCCAGGCCGGCTACAAACAATACCAGCAATATCCCGGACTGGATGTTACCGGAAACGTCAATTACAATTCCGGTAAATGGAATCTTTATGCCAATGCCAATCTCTTCCGGATCCGCCACCGGTACGGTTTCCGGTGGGAAGAATATTATCCCGACCGCTCCTGGATCATGAGCGACACCGGCGACTACAAGCAGCACAACCTGGTACTCAATGCCGGCGCCGATTACCAGTTGTCGAAAAAATCACAGATCGGGTTCAGTGTTGGTTTTTCCAGGTATTTTGAGGGCGGTGCCGATTATGTGCGCAATCATTTTTACAACGGCGGGGGCCAAACCGATTCGGTATTGACCACCTATGCCACGTATGTACCGCTGGCCCGGTCACAATCCTACAATCTGTATTACAAAACAAAACTGGACACCACCGGCAAGACCCTTTCTGTAGACGGCAGTTTTCTTACCTTTTACCGCACCGATGAATCCGATGTTACAGCCCGGACCTTTACACCGGAAGGCGAACCGGTTGAATCCTCCACCGCCCGCTTTTACAATAACACCCTGCAGAACATCAATATCTATGCAGTAAAAACCGATATGGAGTTTCCTACAAGATTTGCAAAATTGCAATGGGGCGGTAAGGTCAATTTTATTGAAACCTATAACAACATGCGCTATTACCGGTTAACCGATGCCGATAAGATATATGATGGCCAGCTGAGCAATGAATACAAATACACCGAAAATACACAGGCACTTTATCTGAACGGAAGCCGGGAAGCGGGCAGCTGGACCTTTCAGGCTGGTCTCCGGGGAGAGCTGACCCAAACCAGCGGCTATTCCTATATCCGGCAGCAGGGTAATAAGAACAACTATGTAAAATTATTCCCCAATGCCCTGGTCAATTTCAGAAAGGATGATCAGAACAGTTTTGCGCTCAGCTATAATAAACGCGTGCGCCGCCCCACGTTCTGGAACCTGAACCCTTATATTTCGCTGCTTACAGCGTACAGCTATTATGAGGGCAATCCCTTTCTGCAACCGGAATACAACAGCAATTTCCAGCTGCAACACAACTATAAAAACAAACTGACCAGTTCCTTCTTTGTGGCGCTTACCAATAATGGATTCGACGACATTACTATTGCTCATGTAGATACCAACTTTGTGATGCGCACACCCAAAAACTTTGTCAATAGCTCCCGCTTTGGTATTTCAGAAACGTATAATTTTTCAGCGATCCCATGGTGGGAAAGCAATACCCTTTTTAATATTTATTATACCAGTGGTCATTCAAAGCTGGATTATGTAGAAGGCCGGAAAGGCTGGGGTGCCTATTTTTCCAGCAGCAATAACTTTTACCTGAACAGCAGCAAAACCCTGTCAACAGCGGTTAATTTCTGGTACCAGTTCCGGGAGGTAACACTCGTGAACCAGTCGGACGCCTATTATAACCTGGATCTCGGTTTCAATGCAGTGCTGTGGCGCGACAAGCTTTCGCTGAATGCCAATCTGCAGGATGTTTTCGGCACCAGCGGGGCTTCCTATACCACCGTGGTAAACGGCATCCGGCAGAAATATGCCAACCTGCAGCTGAACCGCAACTTTTCACTGACCCTCATCTTTAAATTTGGAAAAAAAGACCTTCCTGCCACGGAACGGGTCAACAGCAACCAGGAAGAACGGGAGCGGATATAAGAAGTGGGCCCCAGATGCGCAGAAACACCGATTTTTCTGACTCGAACTCCAGGGAGTGGCAAAGCAGCTGCCCGGTACCGGTCTGCAGTGCTTCAGTGGCAATAAAGCTACAAGCCGGAATGCCCCAAAAGCAAAAAACAAATCTTCGCGTACCTTCGTGCCTTGTCACCGTTGTGACAACAGTTCAATATGCGACAAAAAATGAATCTGCAAGGTTTAAAAACAACAGGGCTTTTATGCCTGCTGCTGGGCTCTTTTCCGGCAATGGCACAAAAGGCAGCGAAGATCCATAATAAAGCCATCCTTATCGATGGACATAATGATGTTATTTCCTCATCCATATCTGAAGGAAGGGATATCTCCCGGCCGCAGCCCGACCGGCACACGGATTTTATCCGCTGGAAAAAAGGCGGGCTGGATGTGCAGTTCTTTTCCGTTTTTACCGGGCCGGTTGCCCACAATCCCAAAGGGGTATATGCGGATGCCAATGACCAGATCGACTCCCTGGAAGCACTGGTTAGCCGCCATCCGCAACAGATCCTGCTGGCCCGTACCTATAAAGAAATAAAAAGCGGGGTAAAACAAAAAAAACTCGTGGGCCTGATCGGTGTGGAAGGCGGGCATATGATCGAGGATGACCTCGGCAAACTCGAAGCCCTTCAGAAAAGAGGCATGCGCTATCTTACCCTTACCTGGAACAACAGCAATTCCTGGGCCACCAGCGCAATGGACGAAACGCTTCATGCGGATACCTTACATCACAAAGGGCTTACCGCGTTCGGAAGATCCGTTGTAAAAAAATTAAACGAACTCGGTGTTCTCGTAGACCTCTCCCATACCGGGGAGCAGACCTTTTATGACGCTATCGCCGTCAGCTCCAAACCCGTTATTTTATCGCACAGTTCCGTTTATAATCTTTGCCCTGTTTTCCGTAATGTAACCGACGACCAGATCAGGGCTGTAGCCAAAAACGGCGGGGTCATCTGCATTAATTTCTATTCGGGCTTTATCAGCAAAACATTTGAAGACAGGGCCGCCCTGCTATCGGATAATTTCAGAAAACAGTTTATTGATTCCGTTCTCGCCAATACGGGCGACTCCCTCCAGGCACGTAAACAATGGAGAAACTATTACAGGAAAGAAACCGATGCGGTGCGCCCCACCCTTTCAGATGTGGTGGATCATATCGACTACATCGTAAAACTGGTCGGCGATAACTATGTAGGCATCGGCTCCGACTTTGATGGGATCGGTTCCGTACCCGTGGGACTGGAAGACGTAAGCTGCTATCCAAAAATAACGGAAGAACTGCTGAAACGCGGTTACAGCAAAAGATCCATCCGGAAAATACTTGGCGGTAATGTATTACGGGTGATCCGCGCCAGCTTCTGACAAAAACCAACTCATAAAAAGCACAAGTGAAAAAAGAACTGTCAACCCTCCTGCTTATCCTGCTTTTTTCTGCTGCCCATGGTCAGAAAACCGTCGTGTACACCTGGTTAAACTACAGCGGAACGATCGGTACTTATCCGGTGGAACTGAAGATCCGGCAGACCAAAAGCGCTGATTCCCTGTGGGGGCAATACTACTACACCAGGAAAGGAAGCACCGCCCTGATCTATCTGGAAGGCCGGTCTGATGCGGCCGGAGCATCCCTCACCGAATCGGCCTACAATCCGCAATTGCAGCAACATGAAACAACCGGCAGCTTTCAGCTGAATGCCATCGGCGGCGAAATGCTTACCGGCAGCTGGACCGGTACCAATGGGAATACCCTTCCCGTACAACTAAAACGCACCGAGAATGAATCGGCAAACGATTTTCAGAAATGGGATTTCCGGCTGCATCTTTACAAAGGCGAAGAAGAGAACGCTGGTGGTAACCGGCAGACCTATACAAAAGCGAATCAACTCATCATTTATGATCCGGAGAAAAAAAGTACCCGGGAGCTGGGCGGTTTTGACGAAGCCATGTACGACGATTATGGAACGATCGAGCTGGAAGATCTGGATTTCGACGGCTATCCGGACCTGAAAATCCCCGTTTATTACCCGCAGGCAATAAAGAATGATGGTGCTTACCTGTATTTCATTTACCATCCGCAGACCCGGCAGTTTGTTTCTGATAAAGACCTGGATGAATTGGGATACCTGGACTTTAATTCAAAAACAAAAGAGATCCGGAAATCAGATGCCGATGGAAGGGGAAATGAAGGAGATGCTTTTTACCGTTGGGTGGGCAAAAAATTTTACCTCATCCGCGAGGTCCGCGTTTATGAAGACAGTCAATATACTTTTTATACCGAGTACGCCATCCGGAACGGAAAATCGGTTAAAATAAAGACCTATCAAAAATAACGGATCACAAAACCCCCTTTATTTTTGAAGGGGCACCGCCCGGGCACTTATCTTTGTTTTCCTTAACAGGATACAATGAAAATAAAAGCATCCCTATTCCTAGCTGCACTTTCGGTTCTTCAATTGGCTACAGGGGCCCAGGTAACTTTCACAGATAACCAGGTATATAAGATCACCTATACGTCCAGCTTCAATGGTAAAACGCCCGAAGGGCAGCATAAGATCTGGGTGTTTGCGGGGCCGCATCAAACGCTTGTCACATCGGAAAAGGATTTCAGCGGTAACGGCTCCTATCCCTTTGAGCTGTCGCTTATCAACCGTCCGGGCAACCGCCAGGAGTTATTCGCCTTTTTAAATGAACAGGAAAGCATTTCCGCTTCGGATACAGCATTGCGCGGTCAGCAGTTTGAATTGCTTCCCGGCACAAAAGATATATTGGGATATCAATGTAAAAAAGCAAAAACCGTTGTCAATTCCAACACCATTGAACTGTGGTATACTGATCAGCTTCCCGTAAAGGGAGCTCCTACCGTCCTTGGTCAAAACCTGGGGCTGGTGCTGGAACAGGTCCGCAACGGGAATAATATAATAAAAGCGGAAAAGGTTGAAAAGCAGCGGCTGGTCCTTCCCGGTTTCCTGCGCCGCACCGCACCGTCTATGGACCTGCTCAGCTACCGGGATGCCATCTGGAAAAGCCGTTTCACCGCCATTCCCCTATTCCGGGACCAGGTCATCAATTTTTCGGATACCAGCAAAAGTACCGGTGAGGTACTGCGTTTTGCCAACGGCACCATCGTGGTAAAAAAGCTGCGCTTTCCGGAGATCGGAAAAGGCAGCAGCCTGTTCCTCGACCTTACAGAACAATCCAACGGGGATGCCTATGACCGCACCGGCACCGTGTTCCTGATACCGGTTGACAAAAAACAATCCTTTCTCGACGGGCTGAAGAACGGCGCTGCGACCCTTCCCGTTTACACCAACGGCAACGGGAAAAAATACCAGGGCGTGGTTGCCACTCCCGGTTATACCCCACCCATCGAGCTGATGCGTT includes:
- a CDS encoding FecR family protein — protein: MQSPNENRFYELLYLKLTGEAGVSELKELELLLQTDPGYGLLYDQLLKPEPALPVAETEAAYMAHYVKMMQAKPSVPETGAVPAPVKRYGIRKMLRLAVAALLVLVAGVALWMLAGRKEGLTPVKTIAATEHGSKSRLVLPDGTVVHLNTNSNLSYGAGFGRQTREVYLTGEAFFEVAHNRNVPFVVHTSEADIKVLGTVFNVRDYDDESKMETSLLKGSIELALTSNKERKIRLSPSDKIVIDKPAEGKSSDPRMVRVTNINVADSVVLETSWLHNKLAFADKSFPEIALDLKHQFGAVVIFRNPEVERYRYTGVFDDTNAEDILKILQMIKPFQYEIKDKEIIIF
- a CDS encoding XAC2610-related protein: MKKELSTLLLILLFSAAHGQKTVVYTWLNYSGTIGTYPVELKIRQTKSADSLWGQYYYTRKGSTALIYLEGRSDAAGASLTESAYNPQLQQHETTGSFQLNAIGGEMLTGSWTGTNGNTLPVQLKRTENESANDFQKWDFRLHLYKGEEENAGGNRQTYTKANQLIIYDPEKKSTRELGGFDEAMYDDYGTIELEDLDFDGYPDLKIPVYYPQAIKNDGAYLYFIYHPQTRQFVSDKDLDELGYLDFNSKTKEIRKSDADGRGNEGDAFYRWVGKKFYLIREVRVYEDSQYTFYTEYAIRNGKSVKIKTYQK
- a CDS encoding dipeptidase yields the protein MNLQGLKTTGLLCLLLGSFPAMAQKAAKIHNKAILIDGHNDVISSSISEGRDISRPQPDRHTDFIRWKKGGLDVQFFSVFTGPVAHNPKGVYADANDQIDSLEALVSRHPQQILLARTYKEIKSGVKQKKLVGLIGVEGGHMIEDDLGKLEALQKRGMRYLTLTWNNSNSWATSAMDETLHADTLHHKGLTAFGRSVVKKLNELGVLVDLSHTGEQTFYDAIAVSSKPVILSHSSVYNLCPVFRNVTDDQIRAVAKNGGVICINFYSGFISKTFEDRAALLSDNFRKQFIDSVLANTGDSLQARKQWRNYYRKETDAVRPTLSDVVDHIDYIVKLVGDNYVGIGSDFDGIGSVPVGLEDVSCYPKITEELLKRGYSKRSIRKILGGNVLRVIRASF
- a CDS encoding PNGase F N-terminal domain-containing protein translates to MKIKASLFLAALSVLQLATGAQVTFTDNQVYKITYTSSFNGKTPEGQHKIWVFAGPHQTLVTSEKDFSGNGSYPFELSLINRPGNRQELFAFLNEQESISASDTALRGQQFELLPGTKDILGYQCKKAKTVVNSNTIELWYTDQLPVKGAPTVLGQNLGLVLEQVRNGNNIIKAEKVEKQRLVLPGFLRRTAPSMDLLSYRDAIWKSRFTAIPLFRDQVINFSDTSKSTGEVLRFANGTIVVKKLRFPEIGKGSSLFLDLTEQSNGDAYDRTGTVFLIPVDKKQSFLDGLKNGAATLPVYTNGNGKKYQGVVATPGYTPPIELMRFFTPFGIKQYNHIRLKDKQWEEAVPYRQDITDFAAALSNREVWIGVFIGNYDRGGHRINATITLHRGGPDQPQQHIIPLFNTLNIMEMAGQEYATMFDNEKGLVVHFRLDTPLRNARLLYTTTGHGGWGNGDEFVPRQNTILLNNKIIFNIIPWRQDCGTYRLYNPASGNFNNGLSSSDLSRSNWCPGTVTNPFRIDLGNLEAGEYTLQVKIPQGPPEGSSFSAWNVSGTLIAD
- a CDS encoding outer membrane beta-barrel protein; this encodes MRKIVALWLFVFFCSDLCAQLSVKGTVSGDTNTPVAAATIEFYSSGRPVRNIIADGSGAFNIDQLKPGEKYLLQVSAVGYRDQALALQLLNDTVLHIRLTPNSTLLKDVVITGKARLIEVKPDKTVVNLAENPAVVSNSIAETLGKIPGLQMNGDRVSIPGKGEVQLMQDGRLLQLSQKDLLNYLKSIPAGNVSKVEIITSPSAAYDASGNAGLINIITKRNKQQGYNGSIQAGYKQYQQYPGLDVTGNVNYNSGKWNLYANANLFRIRHRYGFRWEEYYPDRSWIMSDTGDYKQHNLVLNAGADYQLSKKSQIGFSVGFSRYFEGGADYVRNHFYNGGGQTDSVLTTYATYVPLARSQSYNLYYKTKLDTTGKTLSVDGSFLTFYRTDESDVTARTFTPEGEPVESSTARFYNNTLQNINIYAVKTDMEFPTRFAKLQWGGKVNFIETYNNMRYYRLTDADKIYDGQLSNEYKYTENTQALYLNGSREAGSWTFQAGLRGELTQTSGYSYIRQQGNKNNYVKLFPNALVNFRKDDQNSFALSYNKRVRRPTFWNLNPYISLLTAYSYYEGNPFLQPEYNSNFQLQHNYKNKLTSSFFVALTNNGFDDITIAHVDTNFVMRTPKNFVNSSRFGISETYNFSAIPWWESNTLFNIYYTSGHSKLDYVEGRKGWGAYFSSSNNFYLNSSKTLSTAVNFWYQFREVTLVNQSDAYYNLDLGFNAVLWRDKLSLNANLQDVFGTSGASYTTVVNGIRQKYANLQLNRNFSLTLIFKFGKKDLPATERVNSNQEERERI
- a CDS encoding RNA polymerase sigma factor, which encodes MPVPYHIVARRYNYTLRTSHDILFLQNRVAYLQDEAAYKKLFFHFHPLLLKFADAILNNRDDAEEVVSEVMLKVWTMGRELNYVENLTLYLYKAARNRAYDYLRKRNSSLPVVALSGDEEQLADPSHPEQQLMTNELDQHFQQAVRKLPKQSQLVFRLVKEQGFSYKQVTEILEISQNTAETHMRLALRKIRMALDAYLAQQK